In Malassezia vespertilionis chromosome 8, complete sequence, a genomic segment contains:
- a CDS encoding protein deglycase (EggNog:ENOG503P44P; MEROPS:MER0010992; COG:V), translating to MRAIVFVAQGTEEMEFTIAYDVLVRGGIQVQSVYVPADGAPASPPEGFVRAARGVAIVPDTTLEQCAAANHAYDLLVVPGGVGGADIISHNPIVLSMLRDAYAAGTWIGMICAGSLAALEAQIGEHGGITSHPSVADKLEKAYEYREEPVVVAKNLVTSRGPGTSFAFALTLVEKLAGREVRDQVAAPMMLMERL from the coding sequence ATGCGCGCGATTGTGTTTgttgcgcaaggcacggAAGAGATGGAATTTACCATCGCGTACGACGTGCTCGTACGCGGTGGGATCCAAGTACAGTCTGTGTACGTCCCTGCCGATGGCGCACCTGCGTCGCCGCCCGAGGGGttcgtgcgcgcagcgcgtggcgTTGCCATCGTGCCCGATACGACGCTCGAgcagtgcgctgcggccaaCCATGCGTACGATCTGCTCGTTGTGCCGGGCGGCGTGGGTGGAGCGGATATCATTTCGCACAATCCCATAGTGCTCAGCATGCTTCGTGACGCGTACGCGGCCGGAACGTGGATCGGGATGATTTGCGCAGGCTCGCTTGCTGCTTTGGAGGCGCAGATCGGTGAGCACGGCGGCATTACGTCGCACCCATCCGTCGCGGACAAGCTCGAGAAGGCGTACGAGTATAGAGAAGAGCCGGTCGTCGTGGCTAAGAACCTCGTCACCAGCCGTGGCCCGGGCACTTCGTTTGCGTTTGCCCTGACGCTGGTCGAGAAATTGGCCGggcgcgaggtgcgcgaccAAGTAGCGGCGCCCATGATGCTTATGGAGCGCTTGTAG
- the HMG1 gene encoding hydroxymethylglutaryl-CoA reductase (NADPH) (BUSCO:EOG092608ZS; TransMembrane:7 (i12-31o268-287i296-320o326-342i415-436o442-466i520-544o); EggNog:ENOG503NUYR; COG:I), translating to MASCSARRPIEVIVSVFVLVTFAYFYLVHAFTHSGLFSSLSDVASLSMSLQRAGHADASRGAMMADAHLPVFVRRGGHVWQSLEDVESEAFALRDIHAMLDAADATYLEWVVVSDVPVGTQQSRALRRETLLPNIAHTLQNASGKECVLPIVRLGDTNDTVAEAFGCVLHTPETHGDALIRRLTERPLLDAAVHGALDAARDHKALPGDVHQLHTWRDGSLWLQPINPTTRWNLPEAEHTRVSWALAFVRRLAVRAWSCVRNADSIDFTVLLAAYILMHGSFVHLYLSMRRFPSGFWLASSVLLSGMFAALFALLTANVLHVSVDPVLLTESIPFLVIIVGFEKPYMLTKAFCSHAFPTAAPQERDVLDGATAEERFVQALTKRVQQEQAIGAVPSTPMAELAARAIARAAPGIVRVYAMEICILVVGACCGIRGLCEICQLGALIIFFDALLLFTFFVAILCVAIEVHRVRLPHGDGTEENVVIEPPAEPKLQKVHARPLPWYRRLSNMVEHPVTRLKLFLLVTLVSLHALNILSTFTLHTVFLRHHTTRTPTLYDKAISTSSMYNVDLFNPALHTFLNAYASTQPHDANLVMAVAYPSLLVLVDTGEDAQHDILLQAAVNASGSMRRAPSSAVFTWFSTSRQRPLSALDSFMHTWTAIASDPVVGKWLSVVLVISIFLNTFLLKGIATRNPAVIEGNAVRVTAQAAARLVGAHLVDHWKADEKPTKPNVRMVPPPVVVPAPGDDAPPRPFEMVRMLYDDGNGVLSLNDEEVILLVQRGTIPTYTLEKTLQDFSRAVRIRRAVLSRASATQALEHSQLPCAAYQYEEVFGACCENVVGYMPIPVGIAGPLEVDGQLILIPMATTEGTLVASTSRGCKALNAGGGVTTVLTQDAMTRGPVLDFPSLTSAARAKRWLDSSAGAGEVKKAFDSTSRFARLASLHSVLAGRTLFVRFATSTGDAMGMNMISKGVQSALSMMRDKHFPEMELLSLSGNYCTDKKPAAINWIEGRGKSVVAEAVVPGHVVKNVLKTSVEDLVRLNLKKNLVGSAMAGSVGGFNAHASNILTAIYLATGQDPAQNVVSSSCITLMEATNGGADLLVSVSMPSIEVGTVGGGTVLSPQRAMLDVLGVRGANAETPGANAQRLARIISAAVMAGELSLMGALSAGHLIQAHMKHNRSAPGTPGTASPTNTKGLQYLPTMTPLVATPIYAPDGQSGSPAEPSERPE from the coding sequence ATGGCGTCGTGCtctgcgcgacggccaATTGAAGTAATTGTGTCTGTGTTTGTGCTTGTGACGTTTGCGTATTTTTATCTGGTGCACGCATTCACACACTCGGGCCTCTTCTCGAGCCTTTCCGACGTTGCGTCCTTGTCCATGTccctgcagcgtgcgggGCATGCagacgcgtcgcgcggcgccatgaTGGCCGATGCACACCTGCCCgtgtttgtgcgccgcgggGGGCATGTGTGGCAGTCTTTGGAGGATGTGGAAAGCGAGGCGTTTGCCCTGCGCGACATCCATGCGATGCTCGACGCGGCCGATGCGACGTATCTAGAGTGGGTCGTCGTTTCCGATGTGCCGGTAGGAACGCAGCAGAGCCGTGCTTTGCGTCGGGAAACACTCCTTCCCAACATTGCGCACACACTCCAGAACGCGAGTGGGAAAGAGTGCGTCTTGCCGATTGTGCGTCTCGGCGACACGAACGACACCGTGGCGGAGGCGTTTGGGTGCGTTTTGCACACGCCCGAGACAcatggcgatgcgcttATCCGGCGGCTCACGGAGCGTCCTCTCCTCGATGCCGcagtgcacggcgcactggACGCTGCACGCGATCACAAAGCGCTGCCTGGCGATGTGCACCAGCTCCATACCTGGCGCGATGGCTCTCTCTGGCTCCAACCAATCAACCCCACCACGCGGTGGAACTTGCCCGAGGCGGAGCACACGCGCGTCTCCTGGGCGCTGGCGttcgtgcggcgcttggccgtgCGTGCGTGGTCCTGTGTAAGGAATGCTGACTCGATCGACTTTACTGTCCTGCTCGCAGCCTACATCCTTATGCACGGCTCTTTTGTGCACCTGTACCTCtccatgcggcgcttcccTTCGGGGTTCTGGCTCGCGAGCAGTGTGCTGCTCTCTGGCATGTTTGCGGCcctctttgcgctgctcaccgcCAATGTACTGCACGTGTCGGTCGACCCTGTCCTCCTCACGGAATCCATTCCGTTTCTGGTGATCATTGTCGGCTTTGAGAAGCCGTACATGCTCACCAAAGCCTTTTGCTCACACGCCTTTcccaccgccgcgccccaAGAacgcgacgtgctcgacggcgcgacggcagAGGAGCGTTTTGTCCAAGCGCTCACCAAGCGTGTACAGCAAGAGCAGGCGATTGGCGCGGTGCCCTCGACGCCGATGGccgagctcgccgcgcgtgcgatcgcgcgcgccgcccccGGCATTGTGCGCGTGTATGCGATGGAAATTTGCATTCTGGTCGTGGGCGCGTGTTGTGGCATCCGCGGCCTCTGCGAGATTTGCCAGCTCGGTGCGCTCATCATTTTTTTCGACGCCTTGCTCCTCTTTACCTTTTTTGTCGCGATCCTTTGCGTCGCGATCGAGGTGCACAGGGTCCGGCTGCCGCACGGCGACGGCACCGAAGAAAATGTTGTCATTGAGCCGCCTGCAGAGCCCAAGCTTCAAAAAGTACACGCCAGGCCCCTGCCGTGGTACCGGCGCCTCTCGAACATGGTCGAGCACCCCGTAACGCGACTGAAACTTTTCCTGCTCGTCACACTCGTTTCCTTGCACGCGCTCAACATCCTGTCCACCTTTACGCTGCACACTGTATTTTTGCGGCACCACACAACGCGCACGCCGACCTTGTACGACAAGGCAATCTCTACCTCGTCCATGTACAATGTCGACTTGTTCAATCCCGCACTGCACACATTCCTCAATGCGTACGCATCCACGCAGCCACACGACGCCAATCTCGTCATGGCCGTCGCTTACCCCTCGCTCCTTGTCCTTGTCGACACCGGGGaagatgcgcagcacgatATCCTGCTCCAAGCCGCGGTCAATGCGAGCggcagcatgcgccgcgcgccttccAGCGCAGTCTTTACCTGGTTTTCCACCAGCCGTCAGCGCCCCCTCTCTGCACTGGACAGTTTTATGCACACATGGACCGCCATTGCGAGCGATCCAGTGGTAGGCAAGTGGCTTTCGGTCGTGCTCGTGATTAGCATCTTTTTGAATACCTTTCTGCTCAAAGGCATCGCCACGCGCAACCCCGCTGTGATTGAAGGCAACGCCGTGCGTGTCACAGCGcaggcagcggcgcggctcgtgGGCGCACACCTGGTCGACCATTGGAAAGCCGACGAAAAACCCACCAAGCCCAATGTGCGGAtggtgccgccgccggtgGTGGTGCCCGCGCCCGGAGacgacgcaccgccgcgtCCGTTTGAAATGGTGCGCATGCTCTACGACGATGGGAACGGCGTCCTATCGCTCAACGACGAAGAAGTCATTctgcttgtgcagcgcggcacgattCCCACGTATACCTTGGAAAAAACTTTGCAAGacttttcgcgcgcggtgcgcatTCGCCGTGCGgtgctttcgcgcgcgagcgcaacgcaggcgctcgagcacagTCAGCTCCCATGTGCTGCGTACCAGTACGAGGAGGTGTTTGGCGCGTGCTGTGAGAATGTAGTTGGGTACATGCCGATTCCCGTCGGGATTGCGGGGCCGCTCGAGGTGGACGGACAGCTGATTTTGATCCCCATGGCGACGACCGAAGGCACGCTTGTAGCCTCTACCTCGCGTGGCTGCAAAGCGCTCAatgccggcggcggcgtcacTACTGTGCTTACCCAAGACGCCATGACCCGCGGCCCTGTGCTCGACTTTCCGTCGCTcaccagcgctgcgcgcgcaaaacgcTGGCTGGACTcgagcgccggcgccggcgagGTCAAAAAAGCGTTTGATTCCacgtcgcgctttgcgcggctcgcatCGCTGCACTCGGTGCTTGCGGGCCGTACATTGTTTGTGCGCTTTGCTACTTCTACCGGCGACGCCATGGGGATGAATATGATTTCCAAAGGCGTCCAAAGTGCGCTGAGCATGATGCGCGACAAGCACTTTCCCGAGATGGAGCTCCTGTCTCTCTCGGGCAACTATTGTACAGACAAGAAGCCCGCTGCGATCAACTGGATCGAGGGGCGTGGAAAGAGCGTGGTGGCTGAAGCGGTCGTGCCGGGGCACGTTGTAAAGAATGTGCTCAAGACGAGCGTGGAGGACTTGGTGCGGCTCAACCTTAAAAAGAATTTGGTCGgctcggccatggccgGCTCCGTGGGCGGCTTTAATGCACACGCCAGCAATATTCTCACCGCGATATACCTTGCTACGGGCCAGGACCCTGCACAGAACGTGGTCAGCAGCTCGTGCATTACGCTCATGGAGGCGAcaaacggcggcgcagaccTGCTCGTGAGTGTGAGTATGCCTTCGATCGAGGTGGGCActgtcggcggcggcactgTGCTTTCTCCGCAGCGTGCCATGCTCGATGTCCTCGgcgtacgcggcgcgaatGCCGAGACGCCgggcgcaaacgcacaGCGCCTGGCGCGAATTATCTCCGCCGCAGTCATGGCCGGCGAGCTGAGCCTGATGGGAGCGCTCTCTGCAGGACACCTCATCCAGGCGCATATGAAACACAATCGCAGTGCGCCAGGCACGCCAGGCACTGCGAGCCCTACCAATACCAAAGGGTTGCAGTACCTGCCGACAATGACCCCGCTTGTAGCTACCCCCATTTACGCGCCAGATGGCCAGAGCGGGTCCCCCGCCGAGCCCAGCGAACGCCCCGAGTAG
- a CDS encoding uncharacterized protein (EggNog:ENOG503P63G; COG:S), with the protein MQASPEAQADAILLAYLSPPSDTVPRTWTAAYAADVRERRAKSTGQRLFYDRMLADAGIQDALFPPVDGTQAYVLLVSILTAPCDDTTKHALVYYLAREHTAIQQRHNTADDTACLYAAQTRLAPWSEKETDGYWYMDHFYYPAAVPLLANASMLPLVAAALSDNLPKHAELLLQLYQVHGALVFSCTKTSSALVHFVKALTMVHGFGAAWEMCRSWLDTLPRDDALHTTLYNMLFRICFAPPDTDAIRTLMLLPLRPEETTRLEAFALAPDNLPQHHAALAVDTLLLKFVCQGRYVDAIHLDRRAAQLERTLAFAEIGTEAARLRARRKTLVAGLWAVLPQIQRDALRMDAGNEESTPVPIKGTPPRPQTPLSVSVSGSPEARILRNAIRAPSLGASVAGAPVEKVKNDPALRSSSPFRGWKNVAQPHIVQREPAWGVPVPRHVPLEDTKMDALPEIDPVHGEDLSMGEAGQDEACALDVHGSENASISQHPNAPMHEDPSPSRSPTPPSVPVRRKRGQRVAAKRAAEAIHDIEQTPNIPGGFPLWTEQESPRRSSRRGRHPSEDRLPEKSTVHRSRTGAHSPGRILRSQSSADVAYPHGTLARLEAVSDARPIARRTRAQTAELESHGSQASTEADGVSDADAAVPPKPRRRARNQSPAHRATRSSRRLRENAPRKR; encoded by the exons ATGCAGGCGTCGCCAGAGGCACAAGCGGACGCGATCCTGCTTGCCTACTTATCTCCTCCGTCCGACACAGTGCCGCGGACTTGGACGGCGGCCTACGCCGCAGATGtacgcgagcggcgcgcaaaaagtacTGGGCAGCGTCTTTTTTATGACCGCATGCTCGCGGACGCAGGCATCCAAG ATGCCCTCTTTCCCCCAGTAGATGGTACACAGGCCTACGTCCTGCTTGTATCTATCCTCACCGCGCCGTGTGATGACACTACAAAACATGCACTTGTATACTATCTGGCGCGGGAACACACGGCGATACAGCAACGTCACAACACAGCGGACGACACGGCGTGTTTGTACGCAGCACAAACACGGCTTGCTCCGTGGAGTGAAAAAGAGACGGATGGATACTGGTACATGGACCACTTTTACTACCCGGCCGCCGTGCCGCTCCTGGCCAATGCGTCGATGCTGCCGCTggtcgctgctgcgctgaGCGACAACTTGCCAAAACATGCCGAGCTCCTTCTCCAGCTGTACCaggtgcacggcgcacttgTTTTCTCGTGCACCAAGACAAGCTCCGCGCTCGTCCATTTCGTCAAGGCGCTCACAATGGTGCATGGctttggcgccgcgtggGAAATGTGCCGCTCCTGGCTCGATACactgccgcgcgacgatgcgctgcacaccaCGCTTTACAACATGCTCTTCCGGATatgctttgcgccgccggatACCGACGCTATTCGTACCCTGATGCTGCTGCCGCTCCGCCCAGAGGAGACGACGCGTTTGGAAGCGTTTGCCCTCGCCCCCGACAATCTGCCGCAGcaccacgcggcgcttgccgtggACACATTGCTGCTCAAGTTCGTGTGCCAGGGGCGCTATGTCGATGCAATTCACCTcgatcgtcgcgcggcgcagctggagcgcacgctggcgTTTGCCGAGATTGGCACAGAggctgcgcggctgcgtgcgcggcgcaaaacacTTGTTGCGGGATTGTGGGCTGTCCTGCCGCAGATAcagcgcgatgcactgcgTATGGATGCCGGCAACGAAGAGAGCACGCCGGTGCCGATAAAAGGTACTCCGCCGCGTCCGCAAACGCCGCTCAGTGTGTCTGTATCTGGATCGCCGGAAGCACGTATTTTGCGCAATGCGATAcgtgcgccgtcgctcgGTGCGAGCGTTGCTGGGGCGCCGGTGGAAAAGGTCAAAAACGATCCTGCGTTGCGGAGCAGCAGTCCTTTCCGCGGCTGGAAAAAcgtcgcgcagccgcaTATCGTGCAGCGTGAGCCTGCATGGGGTGTTCCTGTTCCTCGGCATGTGCCTCTTGAGGATACAAAGATGGATGCTTTGCCGGAAATAGATCCGGTGCACGGGGAAGATTTGAGTATGGGGGAAGCGGGCCAGGACGAAGCGTGTGCTTTGGACGTGCACGGAAGCGAAAATGCATCCATATCCCAGCACCCAAACGCGCCCATGCACGAGGACCCATCTCCATCTCGATCCCCAACTCCGCCCAGCGTACCAgtccggcgcaagcgcggccaACGTGTCGCCGCAAAGCGTGCTGCCGAAGCAATCCACGATATTGAACAAACACCCAACATCCCCGGCGGCTTCCCTCTGTGGACCGAGCAGGAATCTCCCCGCCGCtcttcgcgccgcggcaggCACCCGAGCGAGGATAGGCTCCCTGAAAAATCTACTGTGCACCGCTCACGCACCGGCGCACACTCTCCTGGCCGTATCCTTCGCTCTCAATCCAGCGCCGACGTAGCCTATCCCCACGGCACGCTTGCACGTCTGGAGGCAGTGAGCGATGCTCGCCCCATTGCACGACGTACGCGTGCACAGACTGCTGAGCTCGAATCGCACGGATCGCAGGCAAGCACCGAAGCTGACGGCGTTTCGGATGCGGACGCAGCCGTGCCGCCCAAGCCGcgccgacgagcacgaAATCAAAGTCCAGCACACCGTGCGACGAGATCctcgcgccgtttgcgcgaaaatgcgccgcgcaagcgctga
- the lcf1 gene encoding long-chain-fatty-acid--CoA ligase (EggNog:ENOG503NVN8; COG:I): protein MIGPRSTSAVRREMRFDCNHTMPQKASVAVNGADGTEGQIRRSFLQPEALLERPAEGVNTMVDLLHYATKKHGNTCKIGTREIVREHKDQKVVRKKVGDKEVEETKTWTFYELTPFHYTTLNQFAENVKKFAKGLGALGFDSSKRFNIFASTAANWQVAAHACFQQGVTFCTAYDTLGPTGLQVSLEEPEVRGMFTNAAHLSVVEKVLDNTPLLETIIYDGEPEPALLETIRTKLSHRQNGRIVSIDELSKLGDNHLTSAASVQPSDIACIMYTSGSTGPPKGVILTHANLVATIAACDQLLMNYLHNTDTVLCYLPLAHILEFAVECFLIFRGFTIGYGRVKTLTSTSVRHSNSDLIEFRPSLLVGVPAVWELIRKGILSKVHQSGFIKQRMFQFAFWAKRNNVEGCKQFADSVVFKAVRQQTGGRLRLALSGGAPISRETHEFLNLALCQIVQGYGMTESSAMCAVLTPQFFKFGCVGVPMSSIEIKLVDVPETNYLSSNKKPQGEVMIRGPSVTQGYFKRPDITRETITPDGWLRTGDIGQWEDDGTLSLIDRKKNLVKLSGGEYIALERLESVYKACNMVSNICVYASSEAKQPMAIVFPREDYLRMGLEERGKKDLAQLSLEEQCKNSQVADVLLEELHKTAKANHFAPMEMLQVILPIAEELPLTAAQKVQRKEVESIYGDAIKKLYP, encoded by the coding sequence ATGATTGGGCCACGTTCTACAAGTGCTGTCCGCCGTGAAATGCGGTTTGACTGCAACCACACGATGCCGCAAAAAGCCAGTGTCGCCGTGAATGGTGCTGATGGAACAGAGGGGCAGATCCGCCGCTCGTTCCTGCAGCCGGAAGCGCTCCTGGAGCGCCCTGCCGAGGGTGTAAACACGATGGTAGACCTACTCCACTATGCTACGAAGAAGCATGGCAACACGTGCAAGATTGGTACGCGCGAAAtcgtgcgcgagcacaAGGACCAAAAAGTTGTGCGCAAGAAGGTCGGCGACAAGGAGGTCGAGGAGACAAAGACGTGGACGTTTTACGAACTCACGCCGTTCCATTACACCACGCTGAACCAGTTTGCGGAGAATGTAAAAAAGTTTGCCAAGGGCTtgggcgcgctgggctTCGACAgctccaagcgcttcaACATTTTTGCATCCACCGCGGCCAACTGGCAGgttgctgcacacgcctGTTTCCAACAGGGTGTCACGTTCTGCACCGCCTACGACACGCTCGGACCGACTGGCCTGCAAGTCTCGCTCGAGGAGCCCGAAGTGCGCGGTATGTTTACGAATGCTGCACACCTGTCCGTCGTCGAAAAGGTCCTGGACAACACGCCGCTCCTTGAAACTATTATTTACGACGGCGAGCCCGAGCCCGCGCTCTTGGAGACCATTCGCACGAAGCTGTCCCACCGCCAAAACGGCCGCATCGTGTCCATCGACGAGTTGTCCAAGCTTGGCGACAACCATCTCACTTCCGCTGCGTCTGTCCAGCCGTCGGATATTGCATGCATCATGTACACTTCTGGCTCCACCGGGCCGCCCAAGGGTGTGATTCTCACGCATGCAAATCTGGTCGCGACGATCGCCGCATGCGACCAGCTCTTGATGAACTATTTACACAACACTGATACTGTGCTCTGCTACCTCCCCCTTGCGCATATTCTCGAGTTTGCTGTCGAATGCTTCCTCATCTTCCGCGGCTTCACGATCGGCTACGGACGCGTCAAGACGCTTACTTCTACCAGTGTGCGCCACTCAAACAGCGACTTGATCGAGTTCCGCCCGTCGCTTTTGGTCGGTGTGCCCGCTGTCTGGGAGCTTATCCGCAAGGGCATCCTTTCCAAGGTGCACCAGTCTGGCTTtatcaagcagcgcatgtTCCAATTCGCTTTCTGGGCCAAGCGCAACAATGTGGAGGGCTGCAAGCAGTTTGCCGACTCGGTTGTGTTCAAGGCCGTGCGCCAGCAAACGGGTGGCCGCctgcgtcttgcgctttCGGGCGGTGCGCCGATTAGCAGGGAGACGCACGAGTTCCTCAACTTGGCGCTTTGTCAGATTGTCCAAGGCTACGGCATGACCGAGTCCTCGGCCATGTGTGCCGTCCTGACACCGCAGTTTTTCAAGTTTGGCTGCGTCGGTGTGCCCATGTCCTCGATTGAGATCAAGCTGGTCGATGTGCCTGAGACGAACTATCTCTCGTCGAACAAGAAACCGCAAGGTGAGGTTATGATCCGTGGTCCTTCTGTCACACAGGGCTACTTTAAGCGCCCCGATATCACCCGCGAGACCATCACCCCCGACGGCTGGCTGCGCACGGGCGACATCGGCCAGTGGGAGGACGACGGCACGCTCAGCTTGATCGACCGCAAGAAGAACCTCGTAAAACTCTCGGGCGGCGAGTACATTGCAttggagcgcctcgagtCGGTGTACAAAGCGTGCAACATGGTCAGCAACATTTGCGTCTATGCTTCCTCGGAGGCCAAGCAGCCCATGGCCATCGTCTTTCCCCGCGAGGATTATCTGCGCATGGGGCTCGAAGAACGCGGCAAGAAGGACTTGGCCCAGCTGTCGTTGGAAGAGCAGTGCAAGAACAGCCAAGTGGCCGACGTGCTTCTCGAAGAGCTGCACAAGACTGCGAAGGCAAACCACTTTGCGCCTATGGAAATGCTGCAGGTGATCTTGCCTATTGCAGAGGAGCTGCCGCTgactgctgcgcaaaaggtgcagcgcaaagaggtGGAGTCCATTTATGGGGATGCGATCAAGAAGTTGTACCCTTAG